A part of Chloroflexota bacterium genomic DNA contains:
- a CDS encoding FAD-dependent oxidoreductase has product MPLNRIDSHPILPIPEKETIEFTWQGQKLTAKQDETIASALIANGIDVFGHHPKDGSPLGLFCANGQCSQCLVLLEGRPVKACMTKVSAGASIRPADGLPDISALSDTPLSAPLDPPQKIIDIPVLIIGGGPAGLSAALELGQLGVKTILVDDKSSLGGKLVLQTHRFFGSTTAVHAGTRGIDIARKLAGELEEQPSVQVWLDTTAIAIYEDQVVGLWNTQENRYLTVKPQVLLVATGARERSLPFKGNTLPGIYGAGAFQTLVNRDLVRPAQNLFVVGGGNVGLIAGYHALQAGINVVGLVEAMPKCGGYKVHEDKLARFGVPIMTSHTILEAKGKEHVESVIIAEVDEYFKPIEGSEQEMVCDCVLIAVGLNPVDEFLFKAQEVGLPVFAAGDAAEIAEASAAIFSGKIKGREIAHYLGLEVPGVPQDWLAFEEVLKSKPGDVLDLHEEIRDGKAFPIMHCRQEIPCDPCSSVCPKGLIKIDPMDIRHLPEFCELDDKNCIACERCVAVCPGLAITLVDFRRDQESPFVSIPLEFSSDLIQVGDVVPVTDVDGQLLGEFPVDRVRTLWEFSSTLIVRVKVPAEIATHAAGIQITAGWNTSERGTDHYIEETPQENIVCRCEHVTADEIRALIRSGVRDINQIKAETKATMGSCGGKTCLSLIKKIFREEGVPLGDVTDPPVRPVFVETPLATLASENQAGN; this is encoded by the coding sequence ATGCCACTCAATCGTATTGATTCTCATCCGATCTTACCAATTCCAGAGAAAGAAACCATCGAATTTACCTGGCAAGGCCAGAAACTGACCGCAAAACAAGATGAAACGATCGCTTCAGCATTGATTGCCAATGGCATTGATGTATTCGGTCACCACCCCAAAGACGGCTCTCCTTTGGGGCTTTTTTGCGCCAACGGACAGTGTTCCCAATGCTTGGTGCTCCTTGAGGGACGCCCTGTAAAAGCCTGTATGACCAAGGTCAGTGCTGGTGCATCAATCCGACCAGCCGATGGCTTACCGGATATCAGCGCCCTTTCAGACACACCTCTTTCAGCCCCGCTTGATCCACCACAGAAAATCATTGATATCCCCGTTCTGATCATCGGCGGCGGCCCGGCTGGGCTTTCAGCAGCTTTGGAACTGGGACAGTTGGGTGTCAAAACAATCCTGGTGGATGATAAATCCAGCCTGGGCGGTAAATTAGTGCTGCAGACACACCGTTTCTTTGGTTCCACAACCGCTGTCCATGCCGGCACCCGCGGCATTGATATCGCCAGGAAATTGGCTGGTGAGCTCGAAGAGCAGCCCTCCGTTCAGGTTTGGCTGGATACAACAGCCATCGCTATTTATGAAGATCAGGTCGTTGGTCTGTGGAACACGCAGGAAAATCGCTATCTGACTGTGAAACCTCAGGTTTTATTGGTCGCCACGGGTGCCCGTGAACGGAGTTTACCTTTCAAAGGCAATACACTGCCCGGTATATATGGCGCTGGGGCCTTCCAGACACTCGTCAATCGAGATCTGGTCCGCCCTGCTCAGAATCTTTTCGTCGTCGGTGGTGGAAATGTGGGCCTGATCGCCGGTTACCATGCTTTGCAGGCTGGAATTAACGTTGTTGGCCTGGTGGAAGCCATGCCGAAATGCGGCGGTTATAAGGTCCATGAGGATAAATTGGCCCGTTTTGGGGTTCCCATTATGACCTCCCACACGATTTTGGAAGCAAAAGGCAAAGAACACGTTGAAAGTGTGATCATTGCTGAGGTGGATGAATATTTCAAACCGATAGAAGGCAGCGAGCAGGAAATGGTCTGTGACTGTGTTTTGATTGCCGTGGGCCTGAATCCTGTTGATGAATTTCTTTTCAAGGCTCAAGAGGTCGGCCTGCCGGTTTTCGCTGCAGGTGACGCTGCTGAAATTGCTGAGGCTTCAGCCGCCATCTTCTCCGGCAAGATCAAAGGACGTGAAATTGCCCACTATCTGGGCCTGGAAGTCCCCGGTGTTCCGCAGGACTGGTTGGCGTTCGAAGAGGTTCTTAAATCTAAACCGGGTGACGTGCTTGACTTGCATGAAGAAATTCGTGACGGCAAGGCCTTCCCCATCATGCACTGCCGGCAAGAAATCCCCTGTGATCCGTGTTCATCGGTCTGTCCCAAAGGCCTGATCAAGATTGATCCCATGGATATCCGCCATTTACCGGAATTTTGCGAATTGGATGATAAAAACTGTATTGCCTGTGAGCGCTGTGTTGCGGTTTGTCCCGGCCTGGCAATCACCCTGGTGGATTTCCGACGTGATCAGGAAAGTCCCTTTGTCTCAATTCCATTGGAATTCTCATCGGATCTCATCCAAGTTGGCGATGTCGTCCCTGTGACGGATGTGGATGGACAACTCCTGGGCGAATTCCCGGTGGATCGTGTCAGAACTTTATGGGAATTCTCCAGCACACTGATCGTGCGGGTAAAGGTGCCGGCTGAAATCGCTACCCACGCCGCCGGCATTCAAATCACTGCCGGTTGGAATACCTCGGAACGGGGCACAGACCATTATATTGAAGAAACCCCGCAGGAAAACATCGTTTGTCGCTGCGAGCATGTGACCGCCGATGAAATTCGGGCACTGATCCGCTCCGGTGTCCGAGACATTAATCAAATCAAAGCTGAAACAAAAGCCACCATGGGCTCTTGTGGTGGAAAGACCTGTCTATCTCTGATTAAGAAGATATTTCGAGAGGAAGGTGTTCCCCTGGGGGATGTGACCGATCCACCGGTCCGTCCCGTTTTCGTTGAAACGCCCCTTGCTACGCTTGCCAGTGAAAACCAGGCGGGGAACTAA
- a CDS encoding FAD-binding oxidoreductase, whose translation MTQNNTFDVIIIGAGSVGVPTAYFLAEAGLSVLVLEQLASVGQASNKHAIGGIRATHSDPAKITLGNRSLDVFKSWQEQQGDDIEWRQGGYSFVAYTEEHVKSLQDLCGWQIQNGLNISWLGKDDLLSVIPHLNAEGLLGGTYSPEDGSASPLKSAFAFHKRAVEKGADFHFNEQVIGFIHEGNRVNGVKTDRGSYYGKWIINAAGGWAKVISQMAGVDIPIEPDSHEAAITEPIQRLFYPMIVDMRARPGSANFYFYQHPTGKIIFCMTPEPAILGSHTLASSGFLPRATRRLLELMPVLQHIRVRRVWRGTYPNTPDGSPILGEVPGLDGYLLATGMCGQGFMLGPGVGLLMRDLILNHLDNQDKIILESLSYSRSFDSVEVLK comes from the coding sequence ATGACCCAGAACAACACTTTTGATGTCATTATCATTGGCGCTGGCTCTGTTGGCGTGCCCACAGCATATTTTCTGGCGGAGGCCGGGCTGAGCGTTTTAGTACTTGAGCAGCTGGCAAGTGTCGGCCAGGCTTCTAACAAACACGCCATTGGTGGAATCCGCGCCACCCATTCGGACCCCGCCAAGATCACCCTCGGCAACCGCAGCCTGGATGTATTCAAATCCTGGCAGGAACAGCAAGGGGATGATATTGAATGGCGTCAGGGCGGCTATTCTTTCGTCGCTTATACCGAAGAGCACGTAAAATCCTTGCAAGACCTCTGCGGTTGGCAGATTCAGAATGGTTTGAATATCTCCTGGCTTGGGAAGGACGATCTGTTATCAGTCATCCCCCACCTGAACGCGGAAGGTCTGCTGGGCGGTACATATTCACCTGAGGATGGCAGTGCTTCTCCCTTGAAATCAGCTTTTGCTTTTCATAAACGAGCTGTAGAGAAAGGCGCAGATTTTCATTTCAATGAACAGGTTATAGGCTTCATCCACGAAGGTAATCGCGTCAATGGCGTGAAAACTGATCGAGGGTCATATTACGGAAAATGGATTATCAATGCCGCTGGTGGATGGGCCAAAGTCATATCACAGATGGCTGGCGTGGATATCCCGATTGAGCCTGATTCCCATGAAGCAGCGATCACAGAGCCTATCCAGCGCCTTTTCTATCCCATGATCGTGGATATGCGCGCCCGTCCGGGATCAGCTAATTTCTACTTCTATCAGCATCCGACCGGAAAGATCATCTTCTGCATGACACCTGAGCCGGCTATCTTAGGATCCCATACCCTGGCTTCAAGTGGCTTTCTGCCACGCGCAACCCGTCGCCTTTTGGAATTGATGCCGGTATTGCAGCATATCCGTGTCAGGCGTGTCTGGCGCGGCACCTATCCCAATACCCCTGATGGGTCCCCCATTCTTGGTGAGGTGCCTGGCCTGGATGGCTATCTATTGGCAACCGGTATGTGTGGTCAGGGTTTCATGCTTGGGCCCGGGGTCGGACTATTGATGCGAGACCTGATATTGAATCATCTAGACAATCAGGATAAAATCATTTTGGAAAGTTTGTCCTATTCGAGGTCGTTTGATTCTGTAGAGGTCCTGAAGTAA
- a CDS encoding HAD family phosphatase, whose protein sequence is MIKAVVLDIGGVLMRTEDPTGRRLLEKRYNLPEKSVDWLVFDSEEAAASTVGKVTAKVAWQSVQEKLDLSDVQMAEFIEFFWDGDVFDQAAFDYLSSLSPEYITGILSNAWEGAREGFVQRYGMVEGQTVDHIMISCEEGVRKPDPEIYRRLKKTLGVEYDEILFIDDFIQNVESAQAMGIQAIHYRPGMDLINQIKSRLVS, encoded by the coding sequence ATGATCAAGGCAGTGGTTCTGGATATCGGCGGCGTCCTGATGCGAACTGAAGATCCTACCGGACGCCGTTTGCTTGAAAAACGTTATAACCTACCCGAAAAATCGGTGGATTGGCTGGTCTTTGATTCCGAAGAGGCAGCTGCTTCCACCGTAGGAAAGGTTACGGCAAAAGTAGCCTGGCAGTCTGTTCAAGAGAAACTGGATTTATCCGATGTGCAGATGGCAGAATTCATTGAGTTCTTTTGGGACGGTGATGTCTTTGACCAGGCCGCTTTTGATTACCTCAGCTCACTAAGCCCTGAATATATCACTGGAATCCTCTCAAATGCCTGGGAAGGCGCCCGAGAGGGCTTCGTCCAGCGATATGGCATGGTCGAAGGACAGACGGTGGATCACATCATGATCTCCTGTGAGGAAGGCGTTCGAAAACCTGACCCGGAAATCTATCGACGCTTGAAGAAGACACTCGGTGTTGAGTATGATGAGATCCTCTTTATTGATGATTTTATTCAGAACGTTGAGAGCGCTCAGGCAATGGGTATTCAAGCGATTCATTATCGACCTGGAATGGACTTGATTAATCAGATAAAATCTAGATTGGTAAGCTGA
- a CDS encoding bifunctional (p)ppGpp synthetase/guanosine-3',5'-bis(diphosphate) 3'-pyrophosphohydrolase, translating to MQLEQLLTKLPKNYSAIDIEHIEKAYHFAEKAHKGQTLASGLPYITHCASVAAILAELTVPPELVVAGLLHDVIEDTPVTLDDVRKEFNPEIANLVDGATKLTKLPNLLRGDHHSEAEALLPEASPHKKNRDDDLAEVLRKTFLAMSDDIRVVLIKLADRLHNMRTLSYSSEESQKRIAQETLDVFAPLANRLGIWQVKWELEDLAFRYVAPKEYKEIAEKLANRRADRESQIQGIVKRLREELEAEGITARISGRPKHIYSIYNKMMRKEKPFEMLMDLRGVRLIVTDIATCYRALGVVHMKWRPIPGEFDDYIAARKDNNYQSLHTAVIFDDFKPLEVQIRTEDMHDRAEYGIAAHWRYKEDQAHINQSYEQKISWLRSLLNLQQEGEDADDLVESWKSDVFKDRVYVLTPQGDIIDLPAGSTPIDFAYHVHTEIGNRCRGAKINGKLVSLDYMLETGNQVEVLTAKRGGPSRDWLNPNLGLVRTSRARAKIKQWFKRQDRESNLAQGRAVLEKEFKRLGLKNIELANYLEDLNVKSIEDLYVAIGCGDIGVGRVVNKIAEVEEGELDEEFELALMEAPEQVVPSDTVVVMGLKGIATQMAKCCNPMPGDEIIGYITRGRGATIHRQDCPNILRVIEKERLVKVTWGQLGKTFTVPVQLKAYDRQGLMSDISNVLTDENVNVIDMSMKMNQHLAVIKLVLGVKGIPQLSRILTRLESLPNIFEAKRQRPG from the coding sequence ATGCAGTTGGAACAACTTTTAACAAAACTTCCTAAAAATTACTCCGCAATTGATATTGAACACATCGAAAAAGCCTATCACTTTGCAGAAAAAGCTCACAAGGGGCAGACCTTAGCCTCAGGGCTGCCCTATATCACCCATTGTGCCTCCGTGGCAGCCATTTTAGCCGAACTAACCGTCCCGCCTGAATTGGTGGTGGCTGGTTTACTTCATGATGTCATTGAAGACACCCCCGTTACTTTAGATGATGTCCGCAAAGAATTCAACCCTGAAATCGCCAACCTTGTGGATGGTGCAACAAAACTGACCAAGCTGCCCAATCTGCTGCGAGGAGATCATCACTCGGAAGCGGAAGCCCTCTTACCCGAAGCTTCCCCGCACAAGAAAAACCGCGATGATGATTTGGCTGAAGTTCTGCGCAAGACCTTCCTGGCGATGAGTGATGACATTCGTGTCGTATTGATCAAATTGGCTGACAGGCTTCACAATATGCGGACCCTGTCCTATTCCAGCGAAGAAAGCCAAAAGCGCATCGCTCAGGAAACCCTCGATGTCTTTGCGCCGCTGGCCAATCGCCTCGGTATCTGGCAGGTTAAATGGGAGTTGGAAGATTTGGCCTTTCGCTACGTTGCCCCCAAGGAATATAAGGAAATCGCGGAAAAGTTGGCAAACCGGCGGGCAGATCGAGAAAGCCAGATCCAGGGTATTGTCAAACGCCTGCGGGAAGAACTTGAAGCTGAAGGAATTACTGCCAGGATTTCAGGCCGGCCCAAACACATCTATTCCATCTACAACAAAATGATGCGCAAGGAAAAACCCTTCGAGATGCTGATGGACCTGCGTGGGGTCCGGTTGATCGTCACGGATATTGCCACCTGTTACCGGGCTTTGGGTGTAGTCCATATGAAATGGCGGCCAATACCCGGTGAATTTGACGACTATATCGCAGCCCGTAAAGATAATAACTATCAGTCCCTGCATACCGCAGTGATCTTTGATGATTTCAAGCCGCTGGAAGTTCAAATCCGAACGGAAGATATGCATGACCGGGCAGAATACGGTATTGCGGCTCACTGGCGCTATAAGGAAGACCAGGCTCATATCAACCAATCTTACGAACAGAAGATCAGTTGGTTGCGCAGTTTGCTAAATTTGCAGCAGGAAGGCGAAGACGCTGACGATCTGGTTGAGAGCTGGAAATCCGATGTTTTTAAAGATCGCGTCTATGTCCTCACCCCGCAGGGCGATATCATTGACCTCCCTGCCGGCTCCACTCCCATTGACTTTGCCTACCATGTCCACACAGAAATTGGCAACCGCTGCCGCGGCGCCAAGATCAATGGCAAGCTGGTCTCATTGGATTACATGCTTGAAACCGGCAACCAGGTAGAAGTGCTGACAGCCAAGCGCGGCGGCCCCTCACGGGACTGGCTCAACCCCAACCTCGGCTTGGTGCGCACCAGCAGGGCTCGTGCCAAGATCAAGCAATGGTTCAAGCGTCAGGACCGGGAATCCAATCTGGCCCAGGGTCGGGCTGTCCTTGAAAAAGAATTCAAGCGTCTGGGACTGAAGAATATCGAATTGGCGAATTACCTGGAGGACTTAAACGTTAAGTCCATAGAAGACCTCTATGTCGCCATTGGCTGCGGCGATATCGGAGTTGGCCGAGTGGTCAACAAGATCGCCGAGGTGGAAGAAGGAGAGCTTGACGAAGAATTTGAACTTGCGCTTATGGAAGCGCCGGAACAGGTTGTGCCTTCCGACACTGTTGTTGTCATGGGCCTTAAGGGGATCGCAACCCAAATGGCAAAATGCTGTAACCCTATGCCTGGCGATGAGATCATTGGCTACATCACCCGCGGTCGCGGTGCGACCATTCACCGCCAAGACTGCCCGAATATCCTGCGAGTGATCGAAAAGGAACGTTTGGTCAAGGTCACCTGGGGACAGCTCGGTAAAACCTTCACGGTGCCGGTTCAGCTCAAAGCCTATGACCGCCAAGGCTTGATGTCTGATATCTCCAACGTGCTCACAGATGAGAATGTCAATGTTATTGACATGTCCATGAAGATGAACCAGCATCTGGCTGTGATCAAGCTGGTGCTGGGTGTGAAAGGCATTCCCCAGCTTAGCCGCATTCTCACACGGTTGGAAAGTCTGCCCAATATCTTCGAGGCCAAACGTCAGCGACCAGGGTAA
- a CDS encoding Asp23/Gls24 family envelope stress response protein: MEKEVGKTTVSPEVLHKIARLTTLSVQGVSRMACFRGSLEQRLGKDELKGVKVQIKDDKVHLDIFVVLMSHFNVRDVSREIQSRVSRAITEMVGMEVGGVTVHIMDIDFNA; this comes from the coding sequence ATGGAAAAAGAAGTCGGCAAGACCACTGTATCGCCTGAAGTATTGCATAAGATAGCACGCCTCACGACTCTCAGCGTGCAGGGCGTCAGTCGCATGGCTTGTTTTCGCGGCAGTCTGGAGCAGCGTCTTGGAAAAGATGAATTAAAAGGCGTAAAAGTTCAGATCAAAGATGATAAAGTTCATCTGGATATCTTTGTTGTCCTTATGAGTCATTTCAATGTCCGGGATGTGAGCCGTGAAATCCAATCTAGGGTTTCACGGGCCATCACCGAGATGGTTGGTATGGAAGTTGGCGGTGTCACCGTCCATATCATGGATATTGATTTTAATGCATAG
- the nusB gene encoding transcription antitermination factor NusB: protein MKSRTKARSIALQVLYEVDLCGHQPGLVLAEHFENLKMDDALTNFISQIVSGVVEYQQTLDEFIGDFAPEWPLDQVAVIDRNLLRIALWEIAVYGKTPVKVAINEAVELAKIYGSDGTARFINGVLGGFIDNLDEIKISLDILRDQEEE, encoded by the coding sequence ATGAAATCTCGCACTAAAGCCCGCAGCATAGCCTTACAGGTACTTTATGAAGTCGATCTTTGCGGGCACCAACCTGGCTTGGTACTTGCTGAGCACTTTGAAAACCTGAAAATGGATGATGCTTTGACCAACTTCATCAGCCAGATTGTTTCAGGTGTTGTCGAGTACCAGCAGACACTGGATGAATTCATTGGCGATTTTGCTCCTGAATGGCCCTTGGATCAGGTCGCAGTCATTGACCGCAACCTTCTGCGGATCGCTTTGTGGGAAATCGCGGTGTATGGCAAGACTCCGGTCAAAGTTGCCATCAACGAAGCGGTGGAATTAGCCAAGATTTACGGTTCCGATGGCACAGCTCGTTTCATTAATGGCGTTTTGGGTGGATTTATTGATAACCTGGATGAAATAAAAATCAGCCTGGATATTCTTCGTGATCAGGAAGAAGAGTAA